A part of Mustela erminea isolate mMusErm1 chromosome 9, mMusErm1.Pri, whole genome shotgun sequence genomic DNA contains:
- the BCO2 gene encoding beta,beta-carotene 9',10'-oxygenase isoform X4 has protein sequence MFFQTFLRFVSNLSTIAVGFLSVVVHWIPVLKRYMEGTDQKKAAVGKREGLPCIAPLLTTVEETPQVVSAQVRGHFPKWLSGSLLRIGPGKFEFGKDKYNHWFDGMALLHQFKMEKGMVTYRSKFLQSDTYKTNSVHDRIVISEFGTLALPDPCKNVFERFMSKFELPAITDNTSVNYVRYKGDYYVSTETNFMNKVDIETLEKTEKVDWSKFIAVNGATAHPHYDPDGTAYNMGNSYGLHGSCYNVIRVPPERVDLGETLHGAQVICSIASAKRMKPSYYHSFGMTRNYIIFIEQPLKMNLWKIITSRIRGMAFSDGISWEPQYNTRFHVVDKNTGQLLPGMYYSKPFVTFHQINAFEDQGCVVLDLCCQDDGRSLEAYRLQNLRKAGAGLDQVYNSVGRSFPRRFVLPLHVSLNDPEGENLSPLSYSSATAVKQADGKIWCSYENLHPEDLEEEGGVEFPQINYGQFSGKKYRFFYGCGFRHLVGDSLIKLDVVNKTLMIWREDGFYPSEPVFVPAPGASEEDGGVILSVVITPDQNENNFLLVLDAKNFEELGRAEVPVRMPYGFHGTFVTV, from the exons ATGTTTTTTCAGACCTTTCTCCGTTTTGTCAGCAATCTTTCTACCATTGCAGTGGGCTTTCTTTCTGTGGTAGTACACTGGATCCCAG ttttgaaaagatacatggagGGTACCGATCAGAAAAAGGCAGCGGTCGGTAAGCGAGAGGGGCTTCCGTGTATTGCACCACTGCTAACCACGGTGGAGGAGACGCCACAGGTGGTCTCTGCTCAAGTCCGAGGACATTTTCCCAAGTGGCTCAGTGGCAGTCTACTTCGAATTGGGCCTGGGAAATTCGAGTTTGGGAAGGACAA GTACAATCACTGGTTTGATGGAATGGCTTTGCTTCACCAGTTCAAGATGGAGAAGGGCATGGTGACCTATAGAAGCAAGTTCCTGCAGAGTGATACATATAAGACCAATAGTGTTCATGACCGAATTGTGATCTCAGAATTTGGCACGCTGGCTCTCCCTGATCCGTGCAAGAATGTTTTTGAACGTTTCATGTCAAAGTTTGAGCTGCCTG CAATAACTGACAATACCAGTGTCAACTATGTGCGGTACAAGGGTGACTACTATGTTAGCACTGAGACCAACTTTATGAATAAAGTGGACATTGAAACtctggaaaaaacagaaaag GTAGACTGGAGCAAATTTATTGCTGTGAATGGAGCAACTGCACATCCTCATTATGACCCAGATGGAACAGCATACAACATGGGGAACTCATATGGGCTGCATG GTTCTTGCTATAATGTTATTCGGGTTCCTCCAGAGAGGGTGGATCTTGGGGAGACACTCCACGGAGCCCAGGTGATATGCTCTATTGCCTCCGCAAAGAGGATGAAACCTTCTTACTACCATAGCTTTG GAATGACAAGGAACTATATAATCTTCATTGAACAGCCTCTAAAGATGAATCTGTGGAAAATTATCACTTCTAGAATTCGGGGAATGGCCTTTTCAGATGGAATAAGCTGGGAACCCCAGTATAATACACGGTTTCATGTGGTGGATAAGAACACTGGACAG CTGCTTCCAGGAATGTACTACAGTAAACCTTTTGTTACTTTTCATCAAATCAATGCCTTTGAGGACCAGGGCTGTGTTGTACTTGATTTGTGCTGTCAAGATGATGGAAGAAGCCTGGAAGCTTACCGACTACAGAATCTTAGGAAAGCTGGGGCAGGGCTTGATCAG GTCTATAATTCAGTAGGCAGATCTTTCCCTCGGCGGTTTGTTTTGCCCTTACATGTCAGTTTGAATGACCCTGAAGGAGAGAACCTCAGCCCATTGTCCTATTCTTCAGCTACTGCTGTGAAACAAGCTGATGGAAAG ATTTGGTGCTCTTATGAAAATCTACATCCTGAGgatctggaggaggaaggaggtgttGAATTTCCCCAGATCAACTATGGCCAATTCAGTGGCAAAAAGTATCGTTTCTTCTATGGCTGCGGCTTTCGGCATTTAGTGGGGGATTCTCTGATCAAGCTTGATGTGGTGAATAAGACACTGATG ATTTGGAGAGAAGATGGCTTTTACCCTTCGGAACCTGTGTTTGTTCCCGCACCAGGAGCCAGTGAAGAAGATGGTGGGGTTATTCTCTCTGTGGTGATCACCCCTGACCAG AATGAAAACAATTTTCTCCTGGTCTTGGATGCCAAGAACTTTGAAGAGCTGGGCCGAGCAGAAGTGCCTGTGCGAATGCCTTATGGGTTCCACGGTACCTTTGTAACAGTCTGA
- the BCO2 gene encoding beta,beta-carotene 9',10'-oxygenase isoform X3, with product MMTSHILKPDTRNCKRPRELEPQMPDSPQLSSLGKSDSSLLESSGLFYKDESLEKDLNVLKRYMEGTDQKKAAVGKREGLPCIAPLLTTVEETPQVVSAQVRGHFPKWLSGSLLRIGPGKFEFGKDKYNHWFDGMALLHQFKMEKGMVTYRSKFLQSDTYKTNSVHDRIVISEFGTLALPDPCKNVFERFMSKFELPAITDNTSVNYVRYKGDYYVSTETNFMNKVDIETLEKTEKVDWSKFIAVNGATAHPHYDPDGTAYNMGNSYGLHGSCYNVIRVPPERVDLGETLHGAQVICSIASAKRMKPSYYHSFGMTRNYIIFIEQPLKMNLWKIITSRIRGMAFSDGISWEPQYNTRFHVVDKNTGQLLPGMYYSKPFVTFHQINAFEDQGCVVLDLCCQDDGRSLEAYRLQNLRKAGAGLDQVYNSVGRSFPRRFVLPLHVSLNDPEGENLSPLSYSSATAVKQADGKIWCSYENLHPEDLEEEGGVEFPQINYGQFSGKKYRFFYGCGFRHLVGDSLIKLDVVNKTLMIWREDGFYPSEPVFVPAPGASEEDGGVILSVVITPDQNENNFLLVLDAKNFEELGRAEVPVRMPYGFHGTFVTV from the exons ttttgaaaagatacatggagGGTACCGATCAGAAAAAGGCAGCGGTCGGTAAGCGAGAGGGGCTTCCGTGTATTGCACCACTGCTAACCACGGTGGAGGAGACGCCACAGGTGGTCTCTGCTCAAGTCCGAGGACATTTTCCCAAGTGGCTCAGTGGCAGTCTACTTCGAATTGGGCCTGGGAAATTCGAGTTTGGGAAGGACAA GTACAATCACTGGTTTGATGGAATGGCTTTGCTTCACCAGTTCAAGATGGAGAAGGGCATGGTGACCTATAGAAGCAAGTTCCTGCAGAGTGATACATATAAGACCAATAGTGTTCATGACCGAATTGTGATCTCAGAATTTGGCACGCTGGCTCTCCCTGATCCGTGCAAGAATGTTTTTGAACGTTTCATGTCAAAGTTTGAGCTGCCTG CAATAACTGACAATACCAGTGTCAACTATGTGCGGTACAAGGGTGACTACTATGTTAGCACTGAGACCAACTTTATGAATAAAGTGGACATTGAAACtctggaaaaaacagaaaag GTAGACTGGAGCAAATTTATTGCTGTGAATGGAGCAACTGCACATCCTCATTATGACCCAGATGGAACAGCATACAACATGGGGAACTCATATGGGCTGCATG GTTCTTGCTATAATGTTATTCGGGTTCCTCCAGAGAGGGTGGATCTTGGGGAGACACTCCACGGAGCCCAGGTGATATGCTCTATTGCCTCCGCAAAGAGGATGAAACCTTCTTACTACCATAGCTTTG GAATGACAAGGAACTATATAATCTTCATTGAACAGCCTCTAAAGATGAATCTGTGGAAAATTATCACTTCTAGAATTCGGGGAATGGCCTTTTCAGATGGAATAAGCTGGGAACCCCAGTATAATACACGGTTTCATGTGGTGGATAAGAACACTGGACAG CTGCTTCCAGGAATGTACTACAGTAAACCTTTTGTTACTTTTCATCAAATCAATGCCTTTGAGGACCAGGGCTGTGTTGTACTTGATTTGTGCTGTCAAGATGATGGAAGAAGCCTGGAAGCTTACCGACTACAGAATCTTAGGAAAGCTGGGGCAGGGCTTGATCAG GTCTATAATTCAGTAGGCAGATCTTTCCCTCGGCGGTTTGTTTTGCCCTTACATGTCAGTTTGAATGACCCTGAAGGAGAGAACCTCAGCCCATTGTCCTATTCTTCAGCTACTGCTGTGAAACAAGCTGATGGAAAG ATTTGGTGCTCTTATGAAAATCTACATCCTGAGgatctggaggaggaaggaggtgttGAATTTCCCCAGATCAACTATGGCCAATTCAGTGGCAAAAAGTATCGTTTCTTCTATGGCTGCGGCTTTCGGCATTTAGTGGGGGATTCTCTGATCAAGCTTGATGTGGTGAATAAGACACTGATG ATTTGGAGAGAAGATGGCTTTTACCCTTCGGAACCTGTGTTTGTTCCCGCACCAGGAGCCAGTGAAGAAGATGGTGGGGTTATTCTCTCTGTGGTGATCACCCCTGACCAG AATGAAAACAATTTTCTCCTGGTCTTGGATGCCAAGAACTTTGAAGAGCTGGGCCGAGCAGAAGTGCCTGTGCGAATGCCTTATGGGTTCCACGGTACCTTTGTAACAGTCTGA
- the BCO2 gene encoding beta,beta-carotene 9',10'-oxygenase isoform X5, with the protein MEGTDQKKAAVGKREGLPCIAPLLTTVEETPQVVSAQVRGHFPKWLSGSLLRIGPGKFEFGKDKYNHWFDGMALLHQFKMEKGMVTYRSKFLQSDTYKTNSVHDRIVISEFGTLALPDPCKNVFERFMSKFELPAITDNTSVNYVRYKGDYYVSTETNFMNKVDIETLEKTEKVDWSKFIAVNGATAHPHYDPDGTAYNMGNSYGLHGSCYNVIRVPPERVDLGETLHGAQVICSIASAKRMKPSYYHSFGMTRNYIIFIEQPLKMNLWKIITSRIRGMAFSDGISWEPQYNTRFHVVDKNTGQLLPGMYYSKPFVTFHQINAFEDQGCVVLDLCCQDDGRSLEAYRLQNLRKAGAGLDQVYNSVGRSFPRRFVLPLHVSLNDPEGENLSPLSYSSATAVKQADGKIWCSYENLHPEDLEEEGGVEFPQINYGQFSGKKYRFFYGCGFRHLVGDSLIKLDVVNKTLMIWREDGFYPSEPVFVPAPGASEEDGGVILSVVITPDQNENNFLLVLDAKNFEELGRAEVPVRMPYGFHGTFVTV; encoded by the exons atggagGGTACCGATCAGAAAAAGGCAGCGGTCGGTAAGCGAGAGGGGCTTCCGTGTATTGCACCACTGCTAACCACGGTGGAGGAGACGCCACAGGTGGTCTCTGCTCAAGTCCGAGGACATTTTCCCAAGTGGCTCAGTGGCAGTCTACTTCGAATTGGGCCTGGGAAATTCGAGTTTGGGAAGGACAA GTACAATCACTGGTTTGATGGAATGGCTTTGCTTCACCAGTTCAAGATGGAGAAGGGCATGGTGACCTATAGAAGCAAGTTCCTGCAGAGTGATACATATAAGACCAATAGTGTTCATGACCGAATTGTGATCTCAGAATTTGGCACGCTGGCTCTCCCTGATCCGTGCAAGAATGTTTTTGAACGTTTCATGTCAAAGTTTGAGCTGCCTG CAATAACTGACAATACCAGTGTCAACTATGTGCGGTACAAGGGTGACTACTATGTTAGCACTGAGACCAACTTTATGAATAAAGTGGACATTGAAACtctggaaaaaacagaaaag GTAGACTGGAGCAAATTTATTGCTGTGAATGGAGCAACTGCACATCCTCATTATGACCCAGATGGAACAGCATACAACATGGGGAACTCATATGGGCTGCATG GTTCTTGCTATAATGTTATTCGGGTTCCTCCAGAGAGGGTGGATCTTGGGGAGACACTCCACGGAGCCCAGGTGATATGCTCTATTGCCTCCGCAAAGAGGATGAAACCTTCTTACTACCATAGCTTTG GAATGACAAGGAACTATATAATCTTCATTGAACAGCCTCTAAAGATGAATCTGTGGAAAATTATCACTTCTAGAATTCGGGGAATGGCCTTTTCAGATGGAATAAGCTGGGAACCCCAGTATAATACACGGTTTCATGTGGTGGATAAGAACACTGGACAG CTGCTTCCAGGAATGTACTACAGTAAACCTTTTGTTACTTTTCATCAAATCAATGCCTTTGAGGACCAGGGCTGTGTTGTACTTGATTTGTGCTGTCAAGATGATGGAAGAAGCCTGGAAGCTTACCGACTACAGAATCTTAGGAAAGCTGGGGCAGGGCTTGATCAG GTCTATAATTCAGTAGGCAGATCTTTCCCTCGGCGGTTTGTTTTGCCCTTACATGTCAGTTTGAATGACCCTGAAGGAGAGAACCTCAGCCCATTGTCCTATTCTTCAGCTACTGCTGTGAAACAAGCTGATGGAAAG ATTTGGTGCTCTTATGAAAATCTACATCCTGAGgatctggaggaggaaggaggtgttGAATTTCCCCAGATCAACTATGGCCAATTCAGTGGCAAAAAGTATCGTTTCTTCTATGGCTGCGGCTTTCGGCATTTAGTGGGGGATTCTCTGATCAAGCTTGATGTGGTGAATAAGACACTGATG ATTTGGAGAGAAGATGGCTTTTACCCTTCGGAACCTGTGTTTGTTCCCGCACCAGGAGCCAGTGAAGAAGATGGTGGGGTTATTCTCTCTGTGGTGATCACCCCTGACCAG AATGAAAACAATTTTCTCCTGGTCTTGGATGCCAAGAACTTTGAAGAGCTGGGCCGAGCAGAAGTGCCTGTGCGAATGCCTTATGGGTTCCACGGTACCTTTGTAACAGTCTGA